A genomic window from Lotus japonicus ecotype B-129 chromosome 1, LjGifu_v1.2 includes:
- the LOC130739795 gene encoding uncharacterized protein LOC130739795 codes for MEALWCGVRGLRASKGLVVYFLFFLLALTSFRFELRLEREFFLGKIGKYGTGAFVLKEKLKRIKACLRTWNSEVFGDIQRNSKEILRKIQSLDEKLEEVGLSMEEQNQRRTWQAEYWRLAKSNESLLQQKSRCNWIREGDSNTKFFHSFMNWRRNANSVLGMEIDGVWINDPVLVKNGAKDFFEGKFSRGDRLSLSLDGVPFRQISAADNTSLIAEFDPMEVREAVWQCGSDKSPGPDGMNF; via the exons ATGGAGGCTTTGTGGTGTGGCGTTCGTGGGCTGCGTGCTTCCAAGGGGCTGGTGGTGTActtcctctttttccttcttgcttTGACATCCTTCAGATTTGAGTTGAGATTGGAAAGAGAGTTCTTTCTGGGTAAGATTGGGAAGTATG GTACTGGAGCTTTTGTGCTAAAGGAAAAGCTCAAGAGGATCAAGGCCTGCCTAAGAACATGGAATAGTGAAGTTTTTGGTGACATACAGAGAAACAGCAAGGAGATTCTGAGAAAGATTCAGAGCCTTGATGAAAAACTTGAGGAAGTTGGGCTAAGCATGGAGGAACAAAATCAGCGTCGGACTTGGCAAGCAGAGTATTGGCGTTTGGCAAAATCAAATGAGTCTCTTTTGCAGCAAAAATCACGATGCAACTGGATTAGGGAAGGTGATTCAAATACTAAGTTCTTCCATTCGTTTATGAATTGGAGAAGAAATGCAAACTCAGttttgggcatggaaattgatGGTGTCTGGATTAACGACCCTGTACTAGTCAAGAACGGTGCTAAGGATTTTTTTGAGGGGAAATTCAGTCGCGGGGATCGACTATCGCTGAGTCTTGATGGTGTTCCATTTAGACAGATTTCAGCTGCTGATAATACATCTCTGATTGCAGAATTTGACCCTATGGAAGTAAGGGAAGCTGTATGGCAGTGTGGAAGTGACAAAAGCCCTGGCCCCGACGGAATGAACTTCTGA